The stretch of DNA taaaaaatttcagttCACTTGAAACGCATAAATGAATAGGGATGAGGAgagaataataagaaaatagatgattaatagatttttttctaaatgaaaTGGGAAGAATCTTTATCCTCCGTATTCATGTAGTAGTTATTCTCAAAATAGATAAAtccataaataaaacttttcaagTTGAAGCCATTATTCTGTACTATTAAAGAGaagtggtatatatatatatatatatatatatgatgaatttCAAACACTCCATTAATTACATGATCATGACTAGCTTTTGGAAACATTTTCCATTTCTTTAGAGAGAATTAATTGTGCAGTATATTCGTTTCGACAAGCCAATTCTGTCACTTGGGTATGGTTCAAAAGCAGGCAATGAAAGAGAGATCAACAGATTCAAGACCCAACGGTATATGCAGATTCAGTTGTCAAGGCTTTGCATGCGACTTCCACTTCCATGGACTCTAAATCCAGAGGTGAGGGTTTGGCATGTAAATTACAAttgtttcctcctttttctccCCCACTTTGTTTCCTCCTTTTCCTCCTTggaatctcttttttttttctgctaaTGAACAGCTAAAGAAGCAAAGGTGAAACAATCCACCATCATCCTTCCACTCTCACCATGAAAAATGAAACTCCAAAAGCCCTTATTTTCTCCTACTCTTTTTACCCATCAGATACAAAGAAAGAAACAGCCAGAATGACAGACAGATTAAAACTAAGATTCCAAACAAGCgttattttcattctttatatatatcttccttATAATCATTACATCCAATACTATCAACCCGTAATTATCAGTATAAAAGCAGCAAACTAGGTTAAAAGCAAGCCCATTAAAAACAGCAGATACATTACTCACTAGATCAGGAGGCTCTTCATGTTGATTCAAACAGTAGTAGCACACTGAATCCCTTGCTTTGAAGTGAGTGGACCTGTTGGGATGGCTGGCCCAAAAGCCATAACTGCAACACAATTCACATTCAAGCGGTAGCTGCCGGAGACCCAAGTCCCTACTTTCCACCGAAGCCGCCCGTTCACCTTCAGATTCAGAACTAGTTGGCCGGCTGTTTGATCACGTCCAACTTCATAACGAAAAGATGGAGCCACAGGCAGCCCTGCTCCCACCAAAGAAGCTGTCAAGAGATTACTGTCTTGATGTCCTTGATAGAACGGTGGAAGAGAGGTATAGGTTGTTATCTGTTGTCCCTTGTATGCGGCATAAACTTGCAGCTCATCGTAGTAAATCCCAAGTTTTTGATTTGGGTTCTTGGCGAGGAGGGTGAGTTGGACGGATGAATTGAGAAGGTGAGGGTCTGATAGGCTAAGCTGGTAGACGCCAGCTTCTCTTATGGAGAACTCAGGCTTTGAGGGGCGTAAGATAAGCCAGATTATTAATATTAGTGAGAGAATGGAGGTGAATAACGTAGAGAAGGCAAAGAACAGCTTCTTGTAGAGCTTGTTGACGTTCAATCCTTTCTGTGCACAGTGTTTAGGAGATTTTACGAACACTTGAGACATTTGcagggaagaaaaagaagagagagcgGTAGAGAGTGGCAAAAAGAGAGGGGACTAAATTGACAAGGTTAAGGAAGAGGAGGTGATCAGGCTATAAAGAAGCAGCAGGAAACAGAAAGCAGCAATAGTTTTTCTCTAAAATGCTTTTTGACTAGTTGCTACGCCCTGCAGTGGCCCTGTGGGAGGTAGAGAATAGAGATTTTCATGTAATTTCTGGAACCAGAGTGGACTTTTTTACGTATGGTTAGAGAATATTTTTAGACCCAGAAAATTTACTTGCAAGCTTGCTTTTTGTTACACTTAAGGCACTattaggataatgatagatttttatttatttatttatttaagtataatgatagacttactaCTTCTTACAACCcatttactattcattttatatttttttaattttttttttacttaatagttaatgaagtgattattagtgaaatcgtatattttttaaatacattataGAGTAGTAAAAGGGTGGTATGAAGGTATTAAGCCACTATTAATATGAAAGTCTAGCTTCTATATcagttaatataaaaaatatatatattgacattttgacttttttttaataactttaaTGGTAAGTAGTGGGTTGTATCTTGACGAAATTGCATGCACTCCTTGGATACCACAAGCTAGTTTGGTAATCACATAATAAAGACAAGCTAATTGGGTGGGATAAGTCTAGCCTTTGCCCAAAAGCAAGTAACTGTGAAGGTACATTCATGTTCAAGATTCGCTTGTAATTGTGAAGGTACATTCATGAATCGCACTGAGATCAAAAGGCATGATAACAATATCAAAGTCATTATTAGAGATTCTTTGTTACTTTTAACAGCTTTTTctatttatgttttgaaatgCTAATAAACATACCTATAAATCATTTACCATTTGCACAGTTGTACACACATACGCAAAGCTTGATGAAGTTGACGACTCATATGCACTCATAAACTTCATTTCCGAGGGAAAATGAATCAATTATTTGAGCATTACCAGTAAGAAGGTTCAATTTGGATACATGATGGTGGGAGATATCTTgcttttagatatatatatatatatatatatatatatatatatatatatataaaagaggcAGAAGAAGCtccaaattttattgaaaagctTCACTAAGGCGGAGGAAAGCATCAATACAAGCAAAAAGACACTAGCGCCTAATATAGGGAAGACCCCATTTATCAGTACGTACAAGGCCACGAAAACTTCTCCCCCCAAAATCCTCATCCTGAAAGTCTATACTCGAACCCTTAGCACCTTCCTTCTCGCCAGAAAATCTGCCACCATGTTAgcttctctataaatatgatgaactTAGACATTTAACAGGCGAAACTAAAGTTGTTGAAGAGTCATGCTGGACAAACAAAACCAGAAACTTTGTCTCAATAGATTTCCTATTTTCATTTCTgttcattttcttaactatcAAACAGAGATTTCCAGGCAAACAAAAGGAGTAATTTCAGCTAATGTTGGATTCTTTATGCTTCTGTTTACAGGAATATGTGTTGTTAACTGGCCTTTCACATATTTGAGCTACGCTCAAACATAGGACAAATGAAGAATATTAGTACAGAGTGGGGCCAAGAAGCAGTGTCTCAAAAGCGTGGCATGCATGGTCCTGATTGTGATTACCAGCTATAACCACAGAAACAGTCCAAATGGCAGACAAATGGGGACAACCCATCATTCAGTTAGCCCCAAAGTTCTTTTTAGAACCTCTTCTCACATCATGAATATGCATGCTCTATATATATGCTATTCAAAAGACATGCTTCTTCAGGTTGTCCGACTTCCATTTCTATGCAGTTATCCTATATTTTAAACCAGAAATATTTTATACACACTAAGCCATGCTGCAGGATTAATTCCCATTACCTGTGAAAAGCTCACAAaatttacacaataatatatgtAACAAATGCAGTTGACAAGGACTGCTGTGGGAACATGAGAAACCGATTCTTTCATACTTTGACAATAGGTGATCATAgcagtcaaaaaataaaaaagtacgaCTTTTACAGTAGgaagtatattattattattattattatatctatCATCATTGAAAGCAGAAGCAGAGGATACGGGATATCTTTCTTAGCCAGTATCTGAGAGGGAAATACTTTTAGAATAATTGAACATAAAGAATCAAAAGAGCCATAGGAGGAGATAGGGTCTCCAGTGGCCATTCTTCTTGATTAGAGAGAAGTAAGAAAATGATGCACAGAGTCGAAGAGGAGAAAAACATGGAGAATCTCTGAAAGTCTGCTTTTTAGAAGCCCAGGgtgattttaataataatttcttggGCTCCAAGTGTCTTGTTCAGCTGTTACTTTTAGGTTAAGAAAGGGCAAATAGAAGGACAGAAGATTGGTATTTGGTAGTTGCAAGTTGTCCTCAATCTCGGCCGTTTGATTTGAATACCCCATCAGACTTCCTTGACACTTTTAGCAGGTCATTTGCCATTGGATTTGATCCAAGGACCAGTCTCTTGGTTTATCATCAGGCACTTCTGTATGACAAAGAGCTCTCTAATGGGACCCATCCTAATTAGCATGTTCAAGAGGAGTTGGAAATTGGgagagttttttatttattaatgcattgctttttgaaagttttgatcAGTTGTTATTGAGCCCTTCAATCAGGAGAAAGTTTGAGGACCCCAACACCTTAGTGGTTTCTCATCTAACTTCTTTCCTTGCCAGAATTAACTtgcttatttgttttgttttactcTGGGACCATAAGGCCATTGTTTGTCTTTGATTGTAACAGGAAGAAAAATCTCTTGGgcttttgattttattaaaatttcctGAGAGAGATATGCCTGTGTTAAAGGGGTTGATGAAAGAAGCCCCTCTGTCCTCACGCACCACATTCAGCCAATCTTGGCTTTTAGCTTGTTTCAATCAAACCATAGGAACCCTACAAGAGCATGTTGAGAGGATGCGTAGCAAATTTATATCATCACCTTTCTTTTTGGTTGTTAAAagtggaggaaaaagaaaatcaatttgcTAACAATTTTTGAGGGATGACTTAACACCCAATTGTAGGGTCAAGAGtccaaaacctttttttttttttttgggtaagttaGATTGGTGATACTTTTGGAACAGTTTTATGTTTGAAATTCTTCATATCTAAACATGATTTATGTTAAGATAGATATGAATTATTAACTTCATCTTTCCAtcgatttaaattttttagataagtaataatttcacatgatatcaGAGTAGAAAACTCGAGAGCTTTTAAGAGAAgtgataatttcataatttacgACTGAAAACATTTGTACCTTAGACAACTGTTCCAAGTAAGAAGTGGAAAACAACATGAATTTGAATGTATGGCCTAAAGTAGCTTTATTGAATGCATGACCTAAAGTCCCTATTAAAAGTtcaattaaaacattaaaaggGTGATAATGATCATCATGGCGTTATTAACTTAAGATTTGGCAAAGCCCATATGGTACAACAAAACATTCATCGATAAACTTACTGCATTGACCTACCTTTCAATATCACCATATATACCATACGGTCGGACGAAAGTAGGAGCCGTTGTTTATAGGAAGTTGTGCACACTACCAACTTTATTTAGTGGGAAGAAGGCATTGTCACTATTGCAAATGTATTGACTCTTAGCTCTCCAACTATGACTTGAGTTGTTGGCAACAAAAAAGTTAGGGAATGAGGAATGGGGCATAAGATAAGGAAATTCTTAGGTCTGGTTTGGattctcatcttctctcatcttattttaatattcgaatattataaatacaaacatttcaatttcaaatttttaatttttttatctaatcattacctaattattacaattttttcaaattaataaaaaaaacataaaaaccaattcagatttttcaaatctcaaaataaaaattatattctaataatattttaactttatattcaattttttctctcatttctcaaaatcccataaaacatctatactcaaaacaatttcattactcatctgatctcattattcaaacaaaacttTAGAATTGAGTCTTGCACTAGATTAGGTAGGCGGACGAGATTACATGGAGTTTCGTGTTCACTGCAATTGGTCCAAGTTGATGTTGAAgaattaaaacaacaaaataagctAAAACTCTATCCTCAATCCTGCCTCTTATAACtcttctcttttaattttaatgcatctttgattgaaaataaaaataaaacaacaaaatagCCGAGGAAAAtgatgcatgaaagcattgaaAGATGTCACTCATTGAGGACGCTGCAAGCTTAGCTTGAGGACCCAATTTAAACGGAAGCCCATATTCAGGTTTCCCTATGGGCTCCCTCCTTGgaaatcaaaacataacattacagaaggaaaaggaaataacaatagCTAGGGTAggtgggaagaagaagaagaagatgaactAACTAACTATAACTTCTATACCAATAAATCTCTTAAGTTTCTAAGTGAAGAAATCTGCATATCAACAACCCTAAAATACAGAGGATACAAAATAATTAGAACAAACATCCTACGAGAAGATCAATACAGAAATGGTGTTGAACTTGTATTCTGTCTCCTCTTTGCTTCTCGGGTTTCGACAAAGGATGAGGCAGAAATGTATCAGTCATTTTAACTATCAGAGGTTGAATTGCTAGCCATCAAAGGAGTCGCCATCAGTTCCTGCAGGTGGGGGATAATTCTGCACTTGTCGAACAAACTGCCCTTTTACTCTTGGACGCTGCTGAGCAAGTTTTTTTCTGCTCTCATACCGTACCTGTTGAGTTATATTTCGCATTAACATATGGGGCCATTTTTATTGGTTGGACATTGTAGCAGTCAAAATGAAAGATGTAATAGCATACCTTTTTCTCATAACACCTTTCTTTCCGCTTCAAACGAAACTTGGTTAGAGCCACTTCTCTTTGAATCGATCGATGAGCACTTCCGCTAGGAGTGAGAAAACCTTCATTCTTGTTCTCTGAAGCAGCCTTGGCAAAAGCAATGTGATCAACATTGCCGTTACTCCCACAAGTACTTCCATCCCCAATGCTACTATGATTACTTGCACCACCATTCCAGAAACTATTACTTTCACTCTGATCAGTGGCAGGAGATATATGTCCTCGGTCCTCCAGAAAATCAAATTTGTGTTCATGCTTGTGCATAGTCGGATTCAAGGTGTTAATTGCATACGGAATATGTGGGTCATGGTGCTGCTCAGGGTTACCATTTCTAAGATTTGACTGGTAAAAGATATCCATATGAAAGGAGGGTTCCTGCTGGGCGAATAAACCTGGACTCAGCATTGGTGATATTGGTGATGGACAAAAACTTGGAGAGAGTATAGAACCAAAGCCAGTGCATAGATTATTAATCCGTACCCCTTTTGCTGGAACTGGCAcaggaaatattttctgttgaGAGCTTGAAGTTGCAACTACAGATTCTCTAGATTGACCAGTGGCCAGAGTGACAATGCTTCTCTGTGTACTTTGTGTCAAACCAGCAGTATCAGAACTAGAACTGGTAAAAATATTGGATACCATGTTCTCAGAATTTTTCTCGTGCTCTTTCTGATGATCACAATTAGCAACTATTGTTTGTGGGGGTTCAAATGGCTTGTTAGTGTACCTGCAAGGACCACTTTTAGTACATAAAACCCAATAgagaaaatttttgaagatttaATCACAAAATTGAGACCACCTTCCTTAGCCCAAAAGATTAGAGGGAAAAACAAACAGATCATACTGAAACGTTGCACACACAAGACTCTCATCACAATGTATAACTTTTACTTGGAGCGTCATGTTTTAAACATAACCTACACACTTCTTGGGTTTATTTGATCCAGCCACTCGCATTAATGCAGCTAAACAgcaacttataaaataaataaataaataacactaGTGCTAATTTAACAAGTTTTTAAAGGACCTGATAACGAGTCACTCCTagtgaaatatttaaaaggaaactaAAACTCACCGAGTAAAGGCTGAGGAGTTAGAATGGCCAAGGGTACGCCTTTTCTCAGCATGCTCATTCCAAAAGCCACCGGGATGAGATCTTTTCAAGGACAGTTCCAAGTGAAGTGAAGAATCAAATTCCCCTATGCCTTTACCAGTGCAGTTTGGATAATTGCAAAATGTTCCAATCAAATCAGCAGCTTCTCTAGAAGAGTTGACAATGACATAACTATTATCAGAAGCCTCATTAGCGATACAATCCTCCCTTCTTTGACTTTCTGGTTCTAAATCCTTGCCAAGAGTGTTTTTGTTAGCATTCTTGCAGGCATCTACCACCGATCCTAGAGATATTCAGAAAGTTAGATGCTTCCCACCAAACAGAATATAAGATGGCGCTAATGTTAAAGGTGTTTACCCCCATCATCAGTCTCATGCATTGGCAGTTTCTGACCCAAACGGATGCATGTTTCATCCTTTTGTGATATTACATCACTTGGAAACAATTTGCCCCATCTTGATTGTGAGAAGCCCTTCATATTCTCCATGGAGGCACTTTCAGCTTCCAACTCTGGCTTTGTACAAGAGCTCTGCAAGAGATAGCAAACATGCAATCTCTATATGAAACTTCCTGTATCCACCCTAAACTGCGAGGAAATGTCTTTTAACCATAACTGGCCCTCATTTAACATAGGCACACATACCCTGGATGAAACGCACATCAAGCAATCATGGCAATTCAACTTGACAGTTCAAGAGCAATCTATGGTAACTTAACGTCTATGAGTATGAACATGCCATATTCATCTTGATCACTATCATGTTCCCAGACTCAACCAACCTGAATGgagcttttttttattttaccttttcttttgtatgtttagttttttttttatttaatcttgaATATCTCTACTTTTCATCGTTTTTTTAATACACTTAGTTTGTCAGGTTGGATTTGGGTTGTAATTAGAAACACTAatgaattttctctttttttccatattttatcaattcattCATTTCCATTTAATGTCCACAAAAAAATTCCCATTTGAGTTAATAAAGACTGGACATTACTTCTCTAAACAAAATAGTGAACTAGTATGTATCCAAAGAAAAGCAATAATATAccacataaataatttaaaaaaaaaaatcaaaagaacaaGCCAAAtctttcatacagatttcataaTAATCCAATCACCAAGCAGTGCATTCTCAGCATATACACTGAATTAGAAACACTACCTGAGAATCACTTCCTTTTTCAATTAGTTCATTCTTTTCCTGTCCACAAGCCATACGACCATTTGAACAGTTGCTTGCAGCATTGTTTTCAGAAGTGGCTCCTGTCTTTTCTTGTGCAACACTCTCATCTTGGGGATTATTTACACCAGCCTTTGACTGATAGATCAAAAGGGACATATCAAGACTGAGAAAGAGGCTCATAACCTTCAAGACCAAaggcaaaagaaaacaaaggggAAATAAGGCAAAGTACAAGCAATAAGCATACAGTTTGTCTTCTCCAAACATGCTGCCACAAATTTCTCAGCTCATTTCTCCTAATAGGCTTTACAAGATAGTCAGAAGCACCTCTCAGCATGCATTTATAAACAGTGCTTATTGAATCCTGTGAGGACATCACTGTGAAATAACAGAAGTTGTACCATtagtttcataattttcagATACAATGTCTAACATTCAAAGCATTTATTCTGCAAATCATACTTATAACTGGGATATTTTTGCAAATCTCATGCTCCATGATTAGTGTAAGAAGAGCAAATCCTGATATTGCCGGTAAATCCACTTCTGTCAATATGAGGTCTATGTTATGGGCTCTTTCCTTCAGTATCTCCCACGCTTTTAAGCCATCAGAAACAGCAACAACTGCTCAAACagtaataaaacatttttagttCCTAGAACAGCAAATATCAGGTTATAAGCAAAACTCAGTCAACAAAATCTCAATCTTCAAAGAAGCAACAACAGTGGTAGAAATGAACATATACATGGCACCCGGATACTTTCAATTCCATTATCTGTCTAGGGGTTCTGTGATCAAGCCCACTAGAACCTTTCAGGATCCTCCaaacattgattttttttcaggAAGTATTGGTCTTTATTCAAGCAAAACTACTCTATTGAATAAAAAGACCCATGACGAGCTACAGCATGTTGGAACGCCAGAAGGAAATGGATGCTCATAACCCATTTGGCAGCATTTGATATGTTCCTGTCATAATTCTTGTTCCTTGTGTCATGCGAGATGGTGTTTCATCCTCTTTTCTTTCCAGTTTCCCTTGATACTTTTTTGTATGTGATTCTTCCATTTTTTGTCTGCAGAATTTGCAGAGACCCTTAAGGTTTTTCCCCC from Juglans microcarpa x Juglans regia isolate MS1-56 chromosome 3S, Jm3101_v1.0, whole genome shotgun sequence encodes:
- the LOC121258142 gene encoding NDR1/HIN1-like protein 26; translated protein: MSQVFVKSPKHCAQKGLNVNKLYKKLFFAFSTLFTSILSLILIIWLILRPSKPEFSIREAGVYQLSLSDPHLLNSSVQLTLLAKNPNQKLGIYYDELQVYAAYKGQQITTYTSLPPFYQGHQDSNLLTASLVGAGLPVAPSFRYEVGRDQTAGQLVLNLKVNGRLRWKVGTWVSGSYRLNVNCVAVMAFGPAIPTGPLTSKQGIQCATTV
- the LOC121257763 gene encoding two-component response regulator-like APRR9 isoform X1; its protein translation is MGEVVVSSEELEARAESETEKMEEDVEVLESVKESGIEKKKKNKNKKMKEKRKGGLSSGVVRWERFLPRMMLRVLLVEADDSTRQIIAALLRKCSYRVVAVSDGLKAWEILKERAHNIDLILTEVDLPAISGFALLTLIMEHEICKNIPVIMMSSQDSISTVYKCMLRGASDYLVKPIRRNELRNLWQHVWRRQTSKAGVNNPQDESVAQEKTGATSENNAASNCSNGRMACGQEKNELIEKGSDSQSSCTKPELEAESASMENMKGFSQSRWGKLFPSDVISQKDETCIRLGQKLPMHETDDGGSVVDACKNANKNTLGKDLEPESQRREDCIANEASDNSYVIVNSSREAADLIGTFCNYPNCTGKGIGEFDSSLHLELSLKRSHPGGFWNEHAEKRRTLGHSNSSAFTRYTNKPFEPPQTIVANCDHQKEHEKNSENMVSNIFTSSSSDTAGLTQSTQRSIVTLATGQSRESVVATSSSQQKIFPVPVPAKGVRINNLCTGFGSILSPSFCPSPISPMLSPGLFAQQEPSFHMDIFYQSNLRNGNPEQHHDPHIPYAINTLNPTMHKHEHKFDFLEDRGHISPATDQSESNSFWNGGASNHSSIGDGSTCGSNGNVDHIAFAKAASENKNEGFLTPSGSAHRSIQREVALTKFRLKRKERCYEKKVRYESRKKLAQQRPRVKGQFVRQVQNYPPPAGTDGDSFDG
- the LOC121257763 gene encoding two-component response regulator-like APRR5 isoform X3 encodes the protein MGEVVVSSEELEARAESETEKMEEDVEVLESVKESGIEKKKKNKNKKMKEKRKGGLSSGVVRWERFLPRMMLRVLLVEADDSTRQIIAALLRKCSYRVVAVSDGLKAWEILKERAHNIDLILTEVDLPAISGFALLTLIMEHEICKNIPVIMMSSQDSISTVYKCMLRGASDYLVKPIRRNELRNLWQHVWRRQTSKAGVNNPQDESVAQEKTGATSENNAASNCSNGRMACGQEKNELIEKGSDSQSSCTKPELEAESASMENMKGFSQSRWGKLFPSDVISQKDETCIRLGQKLPMHETDDGGSVVDACKNANKNTLGKDLEPESQRREDCIANEASDNSYVIVNSSREAADLIGTFCNYPNCTGKGIGEFDSSLHLELSLKRSHPGGFWNEHAEKRRTLGHSNSSAFTRYTNKPFEPPQTIVANCDHQKEHEKNSENMVSNIFTSSSSDTAGLTQSTQRSIVTLATGQSRESVVATSSSQQKIFPVPVPAKGEPSFHMDIFYQSNLRNGNPEQHHDPHIPYAINTLNPTMHKHEHKFDFLEDRGHISPATDQSESNSFWNGGASNHSSIGDGSTCGSNGNVDHIAFAKAASENKNEGFLTPSGSAHRSIQREVALTKFRLKRKERCYEKKVRYESRKKLAQQRPRVKGQFVRQVQNYPPPAGTDGDSFDG
- the LOC121257763 gene encoding two-component response regulator-like APRR5 isoform X2 — protein: MGEVVVSSEELEARAESETEKMEEDVEVLESVKESGIEKKKKNKNKKMKEKRKGGLSSGVVRWERFLPRMMLRVLLVEADDSTRQIIAALLRKCSYRVVAVSDGLKAWEILKERAHNIDLILTEVDLPAISGFALLTLIMEHEICKNIPVIMMSSQDSISTVYKCMLRGASDYLVKPIRRNELRNLWQHVWRRQTSKAGVNNPQDESVAQEKTGATSENNAASNCSNGRMACGQEKNELIEKGSDSQSSCTKPELEAESASMENMKGFSQSRWGKLFPSDVISQKDETCIRLGQKLPMHETDDGGSVVDACKNANKNTLGKDLEPESQRREDCIANEASDNSYVIVNSSREAADLIGTFCNYPNCTGKGIGEFDSSLHLELSLKRSHPGGFWNEHAEKRRTLGHSNSSAFTRYTNKPFEPPQTIVANCDHQKEHEKNSENMVSNIFTSSSSDTAGLTQSTQRSIVTLATGQSRESVVATSSSQQKIFPVPVPAKGVRINNLCTGFGSILSPSFCPSPISPMLSPGLFAQQEPSFHMDIFYQSNLRNGNPEQHHDPHIPYAINTLNPTMHKHEHKFDFLEDRGHISPATDQSESNSFWNGGASNHSSIGDGSTCGSNGNVDHIAFAKAASENKNEGFLTPSGSAHRSIQREVALTKFRLKRKERCYEKKKKTCSAASKSKRAVCSTSAELSPTCRN